From a single Intestinibaculum porci genomic region:
- a CDS encoding LD-carboxypeptidase, with product MRKPASLQKGDTIAVVAPSFGIRKEEHAILAQAIKNLEKKGYHVDILENVFKSDGLGISTSPESCAQELMEAYVNPQYQAIISASGGELMCETLSHMDFVQLKNASPKWFCGFSDNTNMTFTLNTLCDVMSIYGPHILDFALMNKCTREALGMMQGTCHHTSDYPYYSLDDFAKKPKIITAYHHGQKVDYVQMKGVLLGDAWMY from the coding sequence ATGAGAAAACCAGCATCTTTACAAAAAGGTGATACCATTGCGGTTGTTGCACCATCTTTTGGTATCCGCAAAGAGGAACATGCCATCTTAGCGCAAGCGATTAAAAATTTAGAAAAGAAAGGTTATCATGTAGACATTTTAGAGAATGTCTTTAAAAGTGATGGCTTAGGCATTTCCACCAGCCCAGAAAGCTGCGCCCAGGAACTCATGGAAGCCTATGTAAATCCACAGTATCAGGCGATCATCTCTGCTAGCGGCGGGGAGCTGATGTGCGAAACACTTTCGCATATGGATTTCGTTCAACTCAAAAATGCATCGCCCAAATGGTTTTGCGGTTTTAGTGATAATACGAATATGACTTTTACGCTTAATACGTTGTGCGATGTAATGTCCATCTATGGGCCCCATATCCTTGACTTTGCCTTGATGAATAAATGTACCAGGGAAGCCTTAGGGATGATGCAGGGAACCTGTCACCATACGTCTGATTATCCTTACTACAGCCTTGATGATTTTGCGAAAAAGCCCAAAATAATAACTGCCTATCATCATGGCCAAAAGGTTGATTATGTGCAAATGAAAGGAGTTCTGCTGGGGGATGCTTGGATGTATTAG
- the bcp gene encoding thioredoxin-dependent thiol peroxidase, whose translation MLEIGTKAPDFSLPDQDGVMHTLSEYKGQKVILYFYPKDNTKGCTTQACNFAELYPQIQEKGAIVLGVSKDSIKSHKNFKEKYHLPFTLLSDPEVKVIDAYGVWQEKKMYGRTYMGIVRSTYLIDEEGIIVKAFEKVKAKDNPEQMLEVL comes from the coding sequence ATGTTAGAAATAGGAACAAAGGCACCCGATTTCAGTTTACCTGATCAGGATGGTGTCATGCATACTTTAAGTGAATACAAAGGACAAAAGGTGATTTTATACTTCTATCCCAAAGATAATACCAAAGGCTGTACAACCCAAGCCTGCAATTTTGCGGAGCTCTATCCGCAAATTCAGGAAAAAGGCGCGATTGTCTTAGGCGTTTCTAAAGATTCCATCAAATCGCATAAGAATTTTAAGGAAAAATATCATTTGCCTTTTACCCTGCTTTCTGACCCGGAAGTAAAAGTCATTGACGCCTATGGCGTCTGGCAGGAAAAGAAGATGTATGGACGCACCTATATGGGCATCGTCCGTTCCACGTATCTGATTGATGAAGAAGGCATCATCGTCAAAGCTTTCGAGAAAGTCAAAGCGAAAGATAATCCTGAGCAGATGTTAGAGGTCTTATGA
- the yaaA gene encoding peroxide stress protein YaaA — protein sequence MRIILSPAKKMRIDEEAPGLSAPSLLEKTAVLEKYLRALSFDEAKALWKCSDKLVQENLKRIEVMDLHQRLTAALFAYDGLVFQHIGANIMTQGALDYLNDHLRILSGFYGVLKPSDGITPYRLEMQNKGAFNDTHSLYDFWEDTLYKQVIDDDHLIINLASKEYAKCITNYLQDGDKLIEIVFGEMKNGKLITKATKAKMARGEMVRYMALNQITDINLLKEFQEIGFVYNEDLSTDTKYVFTC from the coding sequence ATGAGAATCATCTTATCCCCTGCCAAAAAGATGCGCATCGATGAAGAAGCACCGGGATTAAGCGCGCCATCTTTACTTGAAAAAACCGCTGTTTTGGAAAAGTATTTACGCGCTTTATCCTTTGATGAGGCCAAAGCCTTATGGAAATGCAGTGATAAACTGGTTCAGGAAAATCTCAAGCGCATTGAGGTAATGGATTTACATCAGCGTTTAACCGCCGCTTTATTCGCCTATGACGGCCTGGTTTTCCAGCATATTGGAGCTAATATCATGACGCAGGGCGCCTTAGACTACTTAAATGATCATTTACGCATTCTCTCCGGTTTTTACGGGGTCTTAAAGCCCTCTGATGGGATCACCCCTTACCGCTTAGAAATGCAAAATAAAGGTGCATTCAATGATACCCATTCGCTTTATGATTTCTGGGAGGATACCCTTTATAAACAGGTGATTGATGACGATCATCTGATTATTAACTTAGCCAGTAAAGAATATGCCAAGTGTATTACCAATTACTTACAGGATGGTGACAAGCTCATCGAGATCGTCTTTGGAGAAATGAAAAACGGCAAGCTTATTACCAAGGCTACCAAAGCAAAAATGGCCCGCGGGGAAATGGTGCGTTATATGGCGCTTAACCAAATTACGGATATAAACCTGTTAAAGGAATTTCAGGAAATTGGCTTTGTCTATAATGAAGACTTATCAACAGATACAAAATATGTCTTTACATGTTAA
- the argF gene encoding ornithine carbamoyltransferase, translating into MNLKGKHFLTLKDYSKEEILYLVDLAKQLKEEKKAGEYHYHLKNKNICLIFEKTSTRTRCAFEVAGHDEGAHVTFLSNSQMGYKESIEDTAKVLGRMYDGIEFRGFAQKTVEDLAKYSGAVVWNGLTDVDHPTQTLADFLTIKEHLNKPLNEVKFVFVGDIRNNVAYGLAYGACKVGMDFVLLGPDALQVDPEVQAYCEKEAKASGGSFTISHDLDVLKDADVVYTDIWVSMGEDESLYAPRVEMLKPYKITKELMAKTGKETTLFMHCLPSFHDFETEAARLKKEKGLDIREVEDDVFRSKQSVVFDEAENRMHTIKAVMVATLGD; encoded by the coding sequence ATGAATTTAAAAGGAAAACATTTTTTAACATTAAAAGATTATTCTAAAGAAGAAATTCTTTATTTAGTTGATCTCGCAAAGCAGCTAAAAGAAGAAAAAAAGGCAGGCGAGTATCACTATCATTTAAAAAACAAGAACATCTGTCTGATCTTTGAAAAGACATCCACCCGTACCAGATGTGCTTTTGAAGTAGCTGGCCATGATGAAGGAGCCCATGTCACTTTCTTATCTAATTCCCAGATGGGTTATAAAGAATCCATCGAAGATACAGCTAAAGTGTTAGGCCGTATGTATGATGGCATTGAATTTCGCGGTTTTGCCCAGAAAACTGTCGAAGATCTTGCCAAGTATTCCGGCGCTGTCGTTTGGAATGGTTTGACTGATGTCGATCATCCTACGCAGACTTTAGCGGATTTCTTAACGATTAAAGAACATCTCAATAAACCATTAAACGAAGTGAAATTTGTTTTTGTTGGGGATATCCGTAATAATGTGGCTTATGGTTTGGCTTATGGGGCCTGCAAAGTCGGGATGGACTTTGTCTTATTAGGTCCTGATGCCTTGCAGGTGGATCCAGAGGTACAGGCATACTGTGAAAAAGAAGCGAAGGCTTCTGGCGGATCATTTACGATCAGTCATGATTTAGATGTCTTAAAAGATGCCGATGTTGTGTATACTGATATCTGGGTTTCCATGGGCGAGGACGAATCATTATATGCGCCTCGTGTAGAGATGTTAAAACCATATAAGATTACTAAGGAATTAATGGCCAAAACCGGAAAAGAGACAACTTTATTTATGCACTGTCTGCCATCATTCCATGATTTCGAAACCGAGGCTGCCCGTCTGAAAAAAGAAAAAGGTCTCGATATTCGTGAAGTTGAAGATGACGTGTTTAGAAGTAAACAGTCGGTTGTCTTTGATGAAGCTGAAAATAGAATGCATACCATTAAAGCAGTGATGGTTGCCACTTTAGGCGATTAA
- a CDS encoding TIGR00730 family Rossman fold protein → MALERFIEAQNKDFTRALQEVKNGHKTTHWIWYTFPQLKGLGRSYNAQYYGIEGLSEARAYLKEPLLKQRLIEIATAFYNVEGRSAAEVFGILDAKKVQSCMTLFHKADPEIQIFKQVLDKYYNGELDWKTLEGCSLKIAVFCGSTHGKDPAFAKAAKELGAWIGDHHHTLVYGGGHAGNMGDVSLSALDHQGQCISVSPLFLKREEDPRIKHHIDVETLSERKDKMIELADAFVALPGGPGTLEEISDVISLVRLRRLNAPYCFYNVNGFYDPLMRFYDEMVEQGYFTSLHRSEVHFVDSLEELTKIIDS, encoded by the coding sequence ATGGCATTAGAGAGATTTATTGAAGCACAAAATAAAGATTTTACGAGAGCTTTACAAGAAGTGAAAAATGGACATAAGACCACGCATTGGATCTGGTATACCTTCCCGCAGTTAAAAGGATTAGGCCGCAGTTACAATGCTCAGTATTATGGCATTGAGGGCTTAAGTGAAGCCCGCGCTTATTTAAAAGAGCCGTTACTTAAACAGCGTCTCATTGAGATTGCGACTGCTTTTTATAATGTCGAAGGGCGCAGTGCAGCCGAAGTTTTTGGCATCCTGGATGCGAAAAAAGTACAGTCCTGTATGACCTTATTTCATAAAGCCGATCCGGAGATCCAAATTTTCAAACAGGTTCTTGATAAATATTATAATGGCGAGTTAGACTGGAAAACATTAGAAGGCTGCTCTTTAAAAATAGCTGTTTTCTGCGGCTCAACTCATGGCAAAGATCCTGCTTTCGCAAAGGCGGCGAAGGAATTAGGCGCCTGGATTGGTGATCATCATCATACCTTAGTGTATGGCGGTGGTCATGCTGGTAATATGGGGGATGTCTCACTATCTGCCTTAGATCATCAAGGCCAATGTATTTCCGTTTCTCCATTATTTTTAAAACGTGAAGAAGATCCGCGCATCAAACATCATATCGATGTAGAGACGTTATCAGAGCGTAAAGACAAGATGATTGAGCTTGCCGATGCCTTTGTGGCATTGCCAGGCGGCCCCGGCACGTTAGAGGAAATCAGCGATGTCATTTCTTTAGTGCGTTTACGTCGTTTAAATGCCCCTTACTGTTTTTATAACGTCAATGGCTTTTATGATCCGCTGATGCGTTTTTATGATGAGATGGTGGAGCAAGGCTATTTCACCAGCCTTCATCGCTCAGAAGTCCACTTCGTCGATTCGTTAGAAGAATTGACAAAGATTATTGACTCATAA
- a CDS encoding alpha-amylase: MKNGVIFQSFEWYTPKDPHLWVTLKEKASALAQAGFSAIWLPPAYKGIGGENDDGYGAYDLYDLGEFDAHGSIRTKYGTRQEYLDCIKALQDAGIDVYGDIVLDHKMGADENEMVSAKEVNASDRYQVVSNDQQIEVATKFTFPARHGKYSDFTWNWEDFDGIDYDIKGHKHADFLFDSKSWNNGVDDENGNFDYLMGADLDFSVPEVREECIKWGKWYYDTTHLDGFRLDAVKHISSDFYKEWLSAMRDYTKREMFTVGEYWHGDLGHLIHYLIAVNYAMSLFDVPLHYNFYNASHSNGLYDMRRIFDGTLVSFSSDYAVTFVDNHDTQPSQGLQSFIDDWFKPQAYALILLRQAGYPCVFAGDYDGIPHDGIAPKKDLIDEMLDLRMHHMSGAMHDYLDHPDLIGWSFEGENTAGFVVLLTNARGGKKRMYVGTKYANETFYDGTHYVNISQNGEGIFLVNDGSLSIYHLEGEETWH, encoded by the coding sequence ATGAAGAATGGAGTAATTTTCCAAAGTTTTGAATGGTATACCCCGAAAGATCCTCATCTATGGGTAACCCTCAAAGAAAAAGCGTCCGCCTTAGCGCAGGCGGGCTTTAGCGCCATCTGGCTGCCACCGGCTTATAAAGGCATCGGCGGTGAGAATGATGACGGTTATGGGGCCTATGATCTTTATGATTTAGGTGAATTTGATGCCCATGGCAGCATCCGGACGAAATATGGTACACGTCAGGAATACCTCGATTGTATTAAGGCGCTGCAGGATGCTGGCATTGATGTGTATGGCGATATCGTTTTAGATCATAAGATGGGCGCTGACGAAAATGAAATGGTGTCTGCCAAAGAAGTCAACGCCAGTGATCGCTATCAGGTGGTATCAAACGATCAGCAGATTGAAGTGGCCACGAAGTTTACATTTCCGGCTCGCCATGGCAAGTATTCTGATTTTACCTGGAACTGGGAGGATTTTGATGGCATCGATTATGATATCAAAGGTCATAAACACGCCGACTTTCTTTTTGACAGTAAAAGCTGGAACAATGGCGTCGATGATGAAAATGGCAATTTTGATTATTTAATGGGTGCTGATTTGGACTTTTCCGTTCCAGAAGTACGCGAAGAATGCATAAAATGGGGGAAGTGGTATTATGATACCACGCATCTGGATGGTTTCCGCTTAGATGCGGTTAAGCATATCAGCAGTGATTTTTATAAAGAATGGCTAAGCGCGATGCGCGATTATACAAAGCGGGAAATGTTTACCGTGGGTGAATACTGGCATGGTGATTTGGGCCATCTGATTCATTATTTAATTGCCGTGAATTATGCAATGTCGCTCTTTGATGTCCCGCTGCATTATAACTTTTATAATGCCTCACATTCCAATGGCCTTTATGATATGCGCCGCATTTTTGATGGTACCTTAGTCTCCTTCTCAAGTGATTATGCGGTTACTTTTGTGGATAATCATGATACCCAGCCTTCACAAGGTTTACAGTCTTTCATTGATGACTGGTTTAAGCCGCAGGCTTACGCCTTGATTTTATTACGTCAAGCCGGCTATCCTTGCGTTTTTGCGGGGGACTATGATGGCATTCCTCATGATGGGATTGCTCCCAAAAAGGATTTGATTGATGAGATGCTTGATTTACGTATGCATCATATGAGCGGGGCAATGCATGATTATTTAGATCATCCGGATTTAATCGGCTGGAGCTTTGAAGGGGAGAACACTGCTGGCTTTGTCGTCTTATTAACCAATGCACGAGGCGGTAAGAAACGAATGTATGTCGGCACTAAGTATGCCAATGAAACATTTTATGATGGCACCCATTACGTTAATATCAGTCAAAATGGGGAAGGGATCTTCCTCGTGAATGATGGCAGTTTAAGTATTTATCATCTGGAAGGAGAAGAGACATGGCATTAG
- a CDS encoding metal-sensing transcriptional repressor encodes MKADHKKVERYLKTARGQIDGILKMMEDDRYCIDISTQLMATIGLLKKANNEILAAHMRSCVLEAVDEENREEKIEEMVKVIDKLAQ; translated from the coding sequence ATGAAAGCTGATCATAAAAAAGTCGAACGCTATCTCAAAACGGCCAGAGGGCAGATTGATGGCATTTTGAAAATGATGGAAGATGACCGTTACTGTATTGATATCTCCACTCAGCTGATGGCGACGATTGGTTTACTGAAAAAAGCCAATAATGAAATCTTAGCGGCGCATATGCGCAGCTGCGTCTTAGAAGCGGTTGATGAAGAAAACCGCGAAGAAAAAATTGAAGAAATGGTCAAAGTGATTGATAAGTTAGCTCAGTAG
- a CDS encoding heavy metal translocating P-type ATPase, whose protein sequence is MKQKFDVMGMTCASCQAHVNKSVSHLEGVRDCNVNLLSENMEVDYDESKLSSDDIIAAVRKGGYDAALANSEKKEAVSSDIASINARKDEDLKKRKRSLIASFIFTVPLFYLSMGSMMHWPGIPDIFLGHAHMMIMALTQLLLCMIVLGINSHYFIGGFKSLFHLAPNMDSLIAIGSGASFGYSVYAMYMMAYYMGKLDLNKAHSYHMSLYFESAAMIVTLISLGKYFEARSKKRTSDAINALVDLAPSQATLLDHGVEKIVSIDDIRVGDQVVVKTGESVAVDGKIIDGNASIDESMITGESIPVDKTVGDLVIGSTINKNGRIIVECMKTNEASTLSQIIALVEEAGNSKAPITRLADVISGYFVPAVIGIALLTFIAWMVLGQSFNFALNCAIAVLVISCPCALGLATPTAIMVGTGRGAKLGILVKDAETLENTSKIDTVVFDKTGTLTYGKPQVTDVEVYDERLIDYALSLESLSSHPLAKAICEFKEITPLTVTDYQEIPGGGLSGTIAGKAIFAGNKRLMDQKGIPVQSKHDYAKEGKTVLYFAIDGSYAGLMALADEIKEEAKAVVHDLQERGIKTLMLTGDNQVTAQAIAHQLGMDVKAEVLPADKEEVVRSLQDQGHQVAMVGDGINDAPALTRANIGVSFTSGLDIAIDAADVVLMKNNLHDLVVAIDLSHATIKNIKENLFWALFYNVICIPVAAGVFYHAFGWQLSPMLGAFAMSFSSVFVVSNALRLRLFKPAAYEENKQVHEKKHVHIENDKEDVPMRTFTKEEADKTIDVEGMMCENCVKHVTKALTNLGEEAIVSLDENKAYVKGEASDDEIIKAIDEAGYKVTNITAKKAYDKVIEVPDIMCNNCVKHVTNALNALDGVAANVSLEDKKAYVTLSKPVDDETLKKAIEDADYTVGKIYD, encoded by the coding sequence ATGAAACAAAAATTTGATGTTATGGGTATGACATGTGCTTCATGTCAGGCTCATGTTAATAAAAGCGTTTCACACTTAGAAGGTGTACGGGACTGTAATGTCAATTTGCTTTCAGAAAATATGGAAGTGGATTACGATGAAAGTAAACTGAGCAGTGATGATATCATTGCGGCGGTTCGTAAAGGCGGCTATGATGCCGCGCTGGCAAACAGCGAAAAAAAGGAAGCTGTCTCATCGGACATTGCAAGCATCAATGCCCGAAAAGATGAAGATCTCAAAAAACGCAAGCGGTCTCTGATTGCGTCATTCATCTTTACCGTGCCATTATTCTACTTATCAATGGGTTCCATGATGCATTGGCCAGGTATTCCGGATATCTTTTTAGGTCATGCCCATATGATGATTATGGCCTTAACGCAGTTGCTGTTATGTATGATTGTCTTAGGCATCAATAGTCATTACTTTATTGGCGGCTTTAAGTCATTATTCCACTTAGCTCCTAATATGGATTCTTTGATTGCTATTGGCTCTGGTGCATCCTTTGGCTATAGTGTCTATGCGATGTATATGATGGCTTACTATATGGGTAAACTTGATTTGAATAAAGCGCATAGCTATCATATGAGTTTATATTTTGAATCAGCCGCAATGATCGTCACTTTGATTTCCTTAGGGAAATATTTCGAAGCCCGTTCGAAAAAGCGAACCAGTGATGCCATCAATGCTTTAGTCGACTTAGCACCGAGCCAAGCGACACTGCTTGATCATGGTGTAGAGAAGATCGTTTCCATCGATGATATTCGTGTCGGTGATCAGGTTGTGGTAAAAACCGGGGAAAGCGTCGCTGTCGATGGAAAAATTATCGATGGCAACGCCTCGATTGATGAATCCATGATTACTGGGGAATCGATTCCTGTTGATAAAACGGTTGGTGATTTAGTGATTGGTTCAACGATCAATAAAAATGGTCGGATCATTGTTGAATGTATGAAAACCAATGAAGCCTCCACCTTATCGCAGATTATTGCCCTCGTTGAAGAAGCCGGCAACTCCAAAGCGCCCATCACTCGTTTAGCTGATGTCATTTCTGGTTACTTTGTTCCTGCTGTGATTGGCATTGCGTTATTGACCTTTATTGCCTGGATGGTGCTGGGGCAAAGCTTTAACTTTGCCTTGAACTGCGCCATTGCGGTACTTGTTATTTCCTGCCCTTGCGCGTTAGGCTTAGCGACGCCGACAGCGATTATGGTTGGAACTGGCCGCGGCGCGAAGTTAGGGATCCTCGTTAAAGATGCGGAAACTTTAGAAAACACGTCTAAAATTGATACCGTAGTATTTGACAAAACCGGCACCCTTACTTATGGGAAACCGCAAGTCACGGATGTCGAAGTGTATGATGAACGTTTGATCGACTATGCTTTATCATTAGAAAGCTTATCATCGCATCCCTTAGCGAAAGCGATTTGTGAATTTAAAGAGATCACCCCATTAACTGTTACTGACTATCAGGAAATTCCCGGCGGCGGTCTTTCCGGAACGATTGCTGGAAAAGCCATTTTTGCCGGCAATAAACGTTTAATGGACCAAAAAGGTATTCCTGTTCAAAGCAAGCATGATTATGCGAAGGAAGGCAAAACAGTTTTATACTTTGCTATTGATGGGAGCTACGCGGGCTTAATGGCTTTAGCGGATGAAATCAAAGAGGAAGCCAAAGCAGTGGTGCATGATTTACAGGAACGTGGTATTAAGACTCTTATGTTAACAGGCGATAACCAAGTCACGGCGCAGGCGATCGCGCATCAGCTTGGCATGGACGTCAAGGCAGAAGTTCTGCCAGCGGATAAAGAAGAAGTCGTGCGCAGCTTACAGGATCAGGGCCATCAGGTGGCGATGGTTGGTGATGGCATCAATGATGCGCCAGCCTTAACGAGAGCCAATATCGGGGTTTCTTTCACCAGTGGTCTGGATATTGCCATTGATGCGGCAGACGTCGTCTTAATGAAAAATAATCTGCATGATTTGGTTGTGGCTATTGACTTATCTCATGCAACCATTAAAAATATTAAAGAGAACTTATTCTGGGCATTATTTTATAATGTCATCTGTATTCCCGTTGCGGCGGGGGTCTTCTACCATGCCTTTGGCTGGCAGTTATCACCAATGTTAGGTGCCTTTGCGATGAGTTTTTCATCCGTCTTCGTCGTTTCTAACGCTTTGCGTTTACGACTTTTTAAACCGGCAGCCTATGAGGAAAATAAGCAAGTACATGAGAAAAAGCATGTGCATATAGAAAATGATAAGGAGGACGTACCAATGCGTACATTTACAAAAGAAGAAGCTGATAAAACGATTGATGTTGAAGGAATGATGTGTGAAAACTGTGTTAAACATGTCACCAAAGCTTTGACAAATTTAGGTGAAGAAGCGATCGTTTCTTTAGATGAAAACAAAGCCTATGTAAAGGGTGAGGCCAGTGATGATGAGATCATCAAAGCGATTGATGAAGCAGGTTACAAAGTGACAAATATTACCGCTAAGAAAGCTTATGATAAAGTCATTGAAGTGCCTGATATTATGTGCAATAACTGTGTCAAACATGTCACCAACGCTTTAAATGCCTTAGATGGCGTGGCAGCGAATGTCTCATTAGAAGACAAGAAAGCTTATGTCACATTAAGCAAACCAGTTGATGATGAAACCCTCAAAAAAGCCATTGAAGATGCTGATTATACCGTTGGCAAAATCTATGATTAG
- a CDS encoding tetratricopeptide repeat protein, translating into MASSPRDLDQAFAKYAKHCDKNEYVQIGECYLEGVAVEQNTERALSYLKEVAKRKVPRAMALLGEIYLFGHYVEKDLEQAIDLLHFAAKYEEPRALILLSRCYQLGLGSEQD; encoded by the coding sequence TTGGCATCGTCGCCGCGTGATCTTGATCAGGCCTTTGCGAAATATGCTAAGCATTGTGATAAAAATGAATATGTTCAAATTGGCGAATGTTACCTGGAAGGGGTGGCGGTTGAACAAAATACTGAGCGGGCGCTTTCTTATCTCAAAGAAGTCGCTAAACGCAAAGTGCCAAGAGCGATGGCTTTATTAGGTGAAATATATTTGTTTGGACATTACGTCGAAAAAGATCTTGAGCAGGCGATTGATTTACTGCATTTTGCCGCAAAATATGAAGAACCTCGCGCCTTAATCCTTCTTTCACGCTGTTATCAGCTTGGCTTAGGAAGCGAACAGGATTGA